A window from Ardenticatena maritima encodes these proteins:
- a CDS encoding cupin domain-containing protein has translation MPSETPFFVEDIASAVGEIPADGILSRTVYKAANVRVVLFGFGAGQELTEHTSPYRATLIVGRGRLRVTVGAETFECAAGSCLIIPPQAPHGLYALEESAFLLLMTGA, from the coding sequence ATGCCATCTGAAACACCGTTTTTTGTTGAAGATATTGCTTCGGCGGTTGGTGAAATTCCCGCTGATGGTATTCTCAGCCGCACAGTGTACAAAGCCGCCAATGTGCGCGTTGTGTTGTTTGGTTTTGGCGCCGGCCAGGAATTGACCGAACACACATCGCCCTACCGCGCGACGCTCATTGTTGGGCGTGGGCGCTTGCGGGTAACCGTTGGCGCGGAAACCTTCGAGTGCGCCGCGGGTTCGTGTCTTATCATTCCGCCGCAAGCGCCGCATGGGCTCTACGCGTTGGAAGAGAGCGCCTTCCTGTTGCTCATGACAGGGGCATAG
- the yqeC gene encoding selenium cofactor biosynthesis protein YqeC has protein sequence MNLSTALRIKPKSVVSIVGGGGKTSTMYRLANELAARGWRVVSTTTTRLFEAQAQEAPAIVPLPELETLSAALDRYGHVLVAAPREGDTKRPGIPPEAVDTLIARPDVDAVIVEADGSRRHPLKAPAEHEPVVPASTTHLVAIAGIECVGAPLTPDIVHRPERVAALTGRAFGEVLTPSDVAHVLTHPQGGAKALPAGAAFYVLLNKVEDEQTLHTAREVAAHALHAEHLHGVLLAAVRRTPPVRERHTRVAGVVLAAGQASRFGRTKQLLDWRGTPMVAHVVRVAQQAGLAPIIVVVGHEAERVAAAVEPLGVQVVFNAAYAEGQATSVAAGVRALPPTVGAACFLLADQPLITPATIRALVEAHRQHAAALIAPEYAGQRGNPVLFDQEYFADLARLQGDTGGRALFKRLAGQTHLVPVDDPGVLIDLDTPDAYAEYCGESD, from the coding sequence ATGAACCTGAGCACCGCTCTGCGCATCAAACCCAAAAGCGTCGTCAGCATTGTGGGCGGGGGTGGGAAAACGAGCACCATGTATCGCCTGGCGAATGAACTCGCCGCCCGCGGCTGGCGCGTTGTGAGCACCACCACCACCCGCCTGTTTGAAGCCCAGGCGCAAGAAGCGCCCGCCATCGTGCCCCTGCCCGAACTGGAAACGCTCTCCGCAGCATTGGACCGCTACGGGCACGTGCTGGTTGCCGCGCCGCGCGAAGGCGATACCAAGCGCCCCGGTATTCCCCCGGAAGCGGTTGATACGCTCATCGCGCGCCCCGACGTGGACGCCGTCATCGTCGAAGCGGACGGGAGCCGTCGCCATCCGCTCAAAGCGCCCGCCGAGCATGAGCCGGTTGTGCCCGCTTCAACCACGCATCTTGTGGCTATCGCCGGCATCGAATGTGTGGGCGCACCGCTCACTCCCGACATCGTACACCGCCCGGAACGTGTAGCGGCATTGACGGGGCGCGCGTTCGGCGAGGTGCTGACGCCGTCGGATGTAGCCCACGTGCTCACGCATCCCCAGGGCGGCGCCAAAGCCTTGCCCGCAGGGGCGGCGTTCTACGTCCTGCTGAACAAGGTGGAAGATGAACAGACCCTGCACACCGCGCGCGAGGTAGCCGCCCACGCCTTGCACGCCGAGCATCTGCATGGCGTCCTTTTGGCGGCGGTGCGGCGCACGCCCCCCGTGCGTGAACGGCACACACGTGTCGCCGGGGTGGTGCTTGCCGCCGGGCAAGCCAGCCGCTTCGGGCGCACCAAGCAACTGCTCGACTGGCGGGGGACGCCCATGGTCGCGCATGTGGTGCGCGTGGCGCAGCAAGCGGGGCTTGCCCCCATCATCGTGGTCGTGGGGCACGAGGCGGAACGTGTGGCGGCGGCGGTCGAGCCTTTGGGCGTGCAGGTAGTTTTCAATGCAGCCTATGCCGAAGGGCAAGCCACATCTGTCGCGGCGGGCGTCCGGGCGCTTCCGCCCACCGTGGGCGCGGCGTGCTTCCTGCTCGCCGACCAGCCGCTCATCACCCCCGCAACCATTCGCGCCCTGGTGGAAGCCCACCGCCAACACGCCGCCGCGCTCATCGCCCCTGAGTATGCCGGGCAGCGGGGCAACCCCGTGCTGTTCGACCAGGAATACTTTGCCGACCTGGCACGCCTGCAAGGCGATACGGGGGGACGGGCATTGTTCAAGCGGCTTGCCGGGCAGACACACCTTGTGCCGGTGGACGACCCCGGCGTGCTGATTGACCTGGATACCCCCGACGCCTACGCAGAGTATTGCGGCGAGAGTGATTGA
- a CDS encoding MaoC/PaaZ C-terminal domain-containing protein: MPIQAGYFEEFEEGMVFETGGRTVTEADIVNFAGLSGDFNPIHTNEVHASQTMFGRRIAHGLLGLSIASGLCTHLGFLGDTVQAFLGLEWKFKAPIFIGDTIKVRVTVSNLRPMRRLGGGVVTFNVDVIKQDDTVVQTGAWQILFKSRPAEDA; this comes from the coding sequence ATGCCCATTCAAGCAGGCTACTTCGAGGAATTTGAAGAAGGCATGGTCTTTGAAACCGGCGGTCGCACCGTCACCGAAGCCGACATCGTCAACTTCGCCGGGCTTTCAGGCGACTTCAACCCCATTCACACCAACGAAGTCCACGCTTCGCAAACGATGTTTGGGCGGCGCATTGCGCACGGCTTGCTGGGGCTTTCGATTGCGTCCGGTCTTTGCACACATTTGGGCTTTCTGGGCGACACCGTGCAAGCCTTTCTGGGGCTCGAATGGAAATTCAAAGCCCCCATTTTCATTGGCGACACCATCAAAGTGCGCGTGACGGTAAGCAACTTGCGCCCCATGCGCCGCCTGGGGGGCGGTGTAGTGACATTCAATGTGGATGTCATCAAGCAAGACGATACGGTCGTCCAAACGGGTGCGTGGCAAATTCTGTTCAAGAGCCGCCCGGCTGAGGACGCCTAG
- a CDS encoding carboxypeptidase-like regulatory domain-containing protein has translation MLIICAGVYWVAQSVRTAGVWGIGSAEVITPTPHIAPPTFTPFSVRPTPSPTPSPTLESALLTPTAQPPIVAAIPTFAPTALPPTPLPPLVPVFFNTPTPRPTAPPPPTATPTFPFQVALQTPDFERGCAGYYIYGYVYDRNGNPLPGVRVHVFDIYGNDIPPVVTKTEPPGWYDVVISNQRDTWIVEVVDEAGRQLSPRVQILNTGNFVEGQEACWHRVDFRQSR, from the coding sequence ATGCTGATAATTTGTGCCGGCGTCTATTGGGTGGCGCAATCTGTGCGCACAGCCGGCGTGTGGGGCATCGGCAGCGCCGAGGTGATTACGCCAACGCCTCATATCGCGCCGCCAACGTTCACCCCCTTTTCGGTTCGTCCGACGCCATCGCCGACGCCATCGCCGACGCTGGAAAGCGCCTTGCTGACGCCTACGGCGCAGCCGCCGATTGTCGCGGCGATTCCAACATTTGCGCCGACTGCGCTACCGCCTACCCCATTGCCGCCATTGGTGCCGGTTTTCTTCAACACGCCCACACCGCGCCCCACCGCACCGCCACCGCCGACGGCGACGCCCACGTTTCCGTTCCAGGTGGCGTTGCAAACACCGGATTTTGAGCGTGGATGTGCGGGCTACTACATTTATGGGTATGTGTACGATCGAAACGGCAACCCATTGCCAGGGGTGCGTGTTCACGTGTTCGATATTTACGGCAACGACATTCCGCCCGTCGTCACCAAAACCGAGCCGCCGGGGTGGTACGATGTCGTCATCAGCAATCAACGCGATACGTGGATTGTAGAAGTGGTGGACGAAGCGGGGCGGCAACTCAGCCCGCGCGTGCAAATCTTGAACACGGGCAATTTTGTGGAAGGGCAAGAAGCCTGCTGGCACCGTGTTGATTTCCGACAAAGCCGATGA
- a CDS encoding DUF5679 domain-containing protein, with protein MRRVFKWFAFLFGLVGGWFLFKWLWESWQPQQIVSAPMPTVEPERIEPLETSTTSPAPPTSTPAEQTSPAPEPAPSPQTLPEEAPLAYCVRCRKKQPVNNPVYETTPKGRRRLRGTCAVCGAKVSQFVKST; from the coding sequence ATGCGTCGCGTTTTTAAATGGTTCGCCTTTTTGTTCGGTCTTGTTGGCGGTTGGTTTCTCTTCAAGTGGTTGTGGGAATCGTGGCAACCGCAACAGATTGTCTCAGCGCCCATGCCAACAGTTGAACCCGAGCGCATTGAACCCTTGGAGACCAGCACAACGTCGCCCGCGCCGCCGACATCTACACCTGCGGAGCAGACATCACCTGCGCCTGAACCTGCTCCATCACCACAAACGCTCCCAGAAGAAGCGCCGCTTGCCTATTGCGTGCGGTGCCGCAAGAAACAGCCCGTGAACAACCCCGTGTACGAAACAACACCCAAAGGGCGACGGCGCTTGCGAGGCACATGCGCCGTATGCGGCGCCAAGGTAAGCCAGTTCGTCAAAAGCACCTGA
- a CDS encoding FmdB family zinc ribbon protein: protein MPTYVYRCKVCGTEFEKVQSFNEPAVATCPNGHEETRRVFVPAGIIFKGSGWYITDSRKSNNGGNGKSESSSTSSE, encoded by the coding sequence ATGCCAACCTATGTGTACCGATGCAAGGTGTGCGGCACGGAATTTGAGAAAGTGCAGAGTTTCAATGAACCGGCTGTCGCCACATGCCCAAATGGACATGAAGAAACGCGCCGCGTTTTTGTGCCGGCGGGCATCATTTTCAAGGGTTCGGGGTGGTACATTACGGATAGCCGCAAGAGCAACAACGGCGGCAATGGGAAAAGTGAATCGAGCAGTACCAGTAGCGAATAA
- a CDS encoding glycosyltransferase family 2 protein, with translation MATGAEEKPLVTVLLPAYNEELAIGADLQRIIETMDASGYSYEILVVDDGSTDRTAEIAASFPGVRVLQHARNRGTGAARTTGLLAARGTFVLMSDADGTYPNQDLPRLVERLLDGADMVVGARRVEMGTLRWLRVPAKEFIRRLASYMTGTHIPDLNSGFRGVRRDVALRFLHILPTTHSWVSTITLALLSNGYRVDYIPIDYYPRVGHSSFHPLRDTYNYLSLVLRTITYFNPLKVFLPVSILMFILGILKVIRDLVQFSDFKESDVLILVVAVLIGMLGLLADLMVTHGRARYIPDVPKGVREISSGERAEETPLSEEHV, from the coding sequence ATGGCGACAGGCGCGGAAGAAAAGCCGCTGGTGACTGTGCTCTTGCCGGCTTATAACGAGGAATTGGCAATTGGCGCTGATTTGCAGCGCATCATCGAGACGATGGACGCCAGTGGCTATTCGTACGAAATACTGGTTGTTGATGACGGGAGCACCGACCGTACCGCTGAAATTGCCGCCAGTTTTCCCGGCGTGCGTGTTTTACAACATGCACGCAATCGTGGAACGGGTGCGGCGCGCACGACCGGGCTTTTGGCGGCGCGTGGCACGTTTGTGCTGATGAGCGACGCGGATGGAACCTACCCGAACCAGGATTTGCCCCGCCTGGTCGAGCGGCTTTTAGATGGAGCGGATATGGTGGTTGGTGCGCGCCGGGTGGAAATGGGAACGTTGCGCTGGCTACGCGTGCCCGCCAAAGAGTTCATCCGGCGGTTGGCTTCTTACATGACCGGCACGCATATCCCGGATTTGAATAGCGGGTTTCGCGGGGTGCGGCGCGATGTGGCGCTCCGTTTCTTACATATCTTGCCCACGACGCATTCCTGGGTCAGTACGATTACGCTGGCGTTGCTCTCAAATGGGTATCGCGTGGATTACATTCCCATTGACTACTACCCGCGTGTGGGGCATTCATCGTTCCATCCGTTGCGCGATACCTACAATTACCTTTCATTGGTGTTGCGCACGATTACGTACTTCAATCCGTTGAAAGTGTTCTTGCCCGTGAGCATTTTGATGTTCATCTTGGGCATCCTCAAAGTGATTCGCGACCTTGTGCAGTTTAGCGATTTCAAGGAGAGCGATGTGCTCATTCTGGTGGTGGCGGTGCTCATTGGCATGCTGGGCTTGCTGGCTGACCTCATGGTGACGCATGGCCGCGCACGCTATATTCCCGATGTGCCGAAGGGCGTGCGTGAAATCTCCTCAGGCGAGCGAGCCGAGGAAACACCGCTTTCCGAAGAACATGTTTAG
- a CDS encoding ABC transporter permease, protein MREALREIWRYRGLLQNLVLRDLKVRYKNSVLGVLWSLLNPLLMMMVFTIVFTVFRHNPIPHFPAFVLIGILSWNLFVASIMSGTNSIVMNAPLITKVYFPREILPIAVVLSNTVNFLLALLVLFPVLLLQGLPITIHALWIPVILLIQICFMLGLVFIFSTMQVFYRDTIMVLDVLMLAGFFLTPIFYPLETIPATKEVWGMVLPVHRLVRWLNPMASIIDSYRIVLYGTTQAPHPAPPALDFMLRTGVTALLVLWFGWMVFRRYSGRFGEEV, encoded by the coding sequence ATGCGTGAAGCATTACGGGAAATTTGGCGTTATCGCGGGTTGTTGCAAAACCTGGTGTTGCGCGATTTGAAGGTGCGTTACAAGAATAGCGTTCTAGGTGTGCTGTGGTCTTTACTCAACCCTTTGCTCATGATGATGGTGTTTACCATTGTGTTCACCGTCTTTCGCCACAACCCAATTCCGCATTTTCCCGCCTTCGTCTTAATTGGCATTTTGTCATGGAATTTGTTTGTCGCTTCGATTATGTCCGGTACGAATAGTATTGTGATGAACGCACCGCTAATTACGAAGGTTTATTTTCCACGTGAAATTTTGCCGATTGCGGTTGTGTTGAGTAACACGGTCAACTTTTTACTGGCGCTTCTGGTGCTTTTTCCTGTGTTGTTGTTGCAGGGCCTTCCTATCACCATTCACGCGCTCTGGATACCGGTGATTTTGCTCATTCAAATTTGTTTCATGCTAGGGCTCGTCTTTATTTTTAGCACGATGCAGGTTTTTTACCGAGATACCATCATGGTGCTCGATGTGCTCATGCTAGCAGGCTTTTTCCTGACCCCCATCTTCTACCCGCTGGAAACGATCCCCGCCACAAAAGAAGTGTGGGGCATGGTGTTGCCGGTGCACCGTTTGGTGCGCTGGCTCAATCCGATGGCCAGCATCATTGATTCGTACCGCATTGTCTTGTACGGGACAACACAAGCCCCGCATCCCGCACCACCTGCGCTTGATTTTATGCTTCGCACAGGCGTGACAGCGTTGTTGGTGCTCTGGTTCGGGTGGATGGTGTTCCGGCGGTATAGCGGACGCTTTGGCGAAGAGGTTTGA
- a CDS encoding peptidoglycan DD-metalloendopeptidase family protein produces the protein MKRFGLLCLLVIGVLGIVTPTAAEEPLSPRPSLRLPFLPGETYVVTCGYGCYQHQGSMFYAVDFATPEGTPIVAAADGVVAAITWEVGLPLSKNLGDALILYIDHGGGWFTRYVHLNGVTVAVGDAVRQGDIVGYAGHTGAEGAHLHFELKYGAHLHAPSQPIDDLFGGEPPHIGQAYLAEAITFAPTDFPTPTPSSPTSLHSSEPPDGLSTPLIIPVSPTISPSTIAAGETFTLTLTLANTSTKPLQLPIVGIAPRQNDVLIPNHLTFMRDINLAPHETRTISFSLTLPAGTYLLSPFAFSKAYTLLPLGVANNTAPAIHLTVAGQNIFLPLVGR, from the coding sequence ATGAAGCGATTTGGATTGCTCTGCCTCCTTGTCATTGGCGTACTTGGTATTGTTACGCCTACTGCAGCTGAAGAACCGCTTTCACCACGCCCATCTTTGCGGTTGCCATTTCTTCCTGGTGAAACGTATGTGGTCACCTGTGGCTATGGGTGCTACCAACATCAGGGAAGTATGTTCTACGCCGTTGATTTTGCTACACCTGAAGGTACGCCCATTGTCGCCGCGGCTGATGGTGTCGTGGCGGCTATTACCTGGGAAGTAGGCTTGCCATTGTCAAAAAATCTTGGCGATGCCTTGATTCTCTACATTGATCATGGCGGAGGATGGTTTACGCGCTATGTTCACCTCAACGGCGTAACGGTGGCTGTTGGTGATGCTGTCCGACAAGGCGATATCGTGGGGTATGCCGGGCATACAGGGGCTGAAGGGGCGCATCTCCACTTTGAGTTGAAATATGGCGCGCATTTGCACGCCCCCTCACAACCCATTGACGATCTGTTCGGGGGGGAACCTCCGCACATTGGGCAAGCGTACCTAGCCGAAGCAATCACGTTTGCTCCCACAGATTTCCCCACACCCACGCCATCTTCCCCAACGTCATTACATTCATCCGAGCCACCAGACGGATTGAGTACCCCACTTATCATCCCGGTTTCACCCACAATCAGCCCGTCAACCATTGCTGCAGGGGAGACCTTCACGCTTACGCTCACGCTCGCCAACACCAGCACGAAGCCATTGCAGCTTCCAATTGTGGGCATTGCCCCACGCCAAAATGATGTACTGATCCCCAATCATCTTACCTTCATGCGTGATATCAATCTAGCGCCTCACGAAACGCGTACCATATCCTTCTCGCTGACACTCCCGGCAGGGACGTATCTTCTCAGCCCATTCGCGTTTTCAAAGGCCTATACGCTCTTGCCTTTGGGCGTCGCGAACAATACTGCACCCGCCATCCACCTTACAGTTGCCGGTCAAAACATCTTCTTACCACTCGTTGGACGGTAA
- a CDS encoding glycosyltransferase family 4 protein — translation MRILHLVHQYLPEQLGGVELYTWWLTQALRMRGWETSIFVPFHTAHTYPAFEQPPTLYFGYVNGKAPSTSRRFVATFSSPGLHTAFERVLDEIQPTIVHVQHLMGMPVSIFDSLRARGIPYVITLHDYWWVCANAQLLTNYDHTICDGPRAYLNCGRCVAARLGSSLAQVAIPAFALTAAARNHLLRNVLLGAELLLAPTTFVKQWYETRGIPAEKIQILVPGVEPPREFLKTSTNKRSVVRFLYLGALAPQKGVHVVLEAFRRLEGDAELWVAGHSAHDQAYEETLRALATPRVRFLGTLNREHVWQTLSEVDVVLVPSLWYETYCFVAHEAFAAGRPVIASNLGVLAERVDHEVNGLLVEPGNIEAWREAMQRVVDDPTLLVRLREGIPSLKTIDEHAEEIIQVYTRLVSSVTSS, via the coding sequence ATGCGTATATTGCATCTTGTGCATCAATATCTGCCCGAGCAATTGGGTGGCGTCGAATTGTACACTTGGTGGTTGACACAGGCGCTTCGGATGCGCGGGTGGGAGACGTCCATTTTTGTTCCTTTTCATACAGCACATACGTATCCAGCGTTTGAACAGCCCCCAACTCTTTATTTTGGCTATGTAAATGGTAAAGCGCCCTCGACATCACGCCGATTTGTAGCAACTTTTTCTTCACCGGGTTTGCATACTGCCTTTGAGCGGGTATTGGACGAGATACAGCCCACTATTGTTCATGTGCAACATCTTATGGGAATGCCAGTTTCTATTTTTGACTCTTTGCGTGCTCGCGGTATTCCTTACGTCATCACCCTACACGATTACTGGTGGGTATGCGCTAATGCGCAATTGTTGACGAACTACGACCATACGATTTGTGATGGCCCCCGAGCCTACCTCAATTGTGGGCGCTGCGTAGCGGCGCGTTTAGGGTCCTCTTTGGCACAGGTTGCTATTCCCGCATTTGCGTTGACCGCAGCGGCACGAAATCACTTGTTGCGGAACGTGTTGTTGGGGGCGGAGCTCTTACTGGCGCCAACAACGTTCGTGAAGCAATGGTATGAGACACGTGGCATACCGGCTGAAAAGATTCAAATATTGGTGCCTGGTGTCGAGCCGCCACGTGAGTTTCTTAAGACCTCCACAAACAAGCGCTCTGTGGTGCGATTTTTGTATCTAGGCGCATTAGCGCCGCAAAAGGGCGTGCATGTTGTATTAGAGGCCTTTCGCCGTTTGGAGGGGGATGCGGAACTTTGGGTTGCCGGACATTCTGCTCATGACCAGGCTTATGAGGAAACATTACGTGCACTGGCTACGCCACGTGTGCGTTTTTTGGGGACGCTCAATCGTGAGCATGTTTGGCAAACACTGAGTGAAGTTGATGTGGTGCTCGTACCCTCATTGTGGTATGAAACATACTGTTTTGTGGCTCACGAGGCATTTGCCGCCGGGCGACCGGTGATTGCCTCTAATCTTGGAGTGCTGGCTGAACGTGTGGACCATGAAGTGAATGGCTTGCTGGTTGAACCAGGTAATATAGAAGCCTGGCGGGAAGCCATGCAACGTGTTGTAGATGATCCTACACTCCTCGTGCGTTTGCGAGAAGGTATTCCATCGTTAAAAACGATTGATGAACATGCCGAGGAAATCATTCAAGTTTACACCAGGCTGGTTTCTTCTGTAACGTCCTCCTGA
- a CDS encoding glycosyltransferase family 4 protein, translating to MLRRRGKSRFLFQPILEKSTKVLFLLFLVESYLSTLKKGHANRVAFLFSKWWLSLQSREILITKVFGMRILHVIPRYVPAHGGAEQHLHEIGRRLVRDGHEVVTVTSDARDVIALWDPKGARFEKLHERIDGVEIRRFPLRHAPGGALTYAAVRRLLWLYSKTPCPLAPAYALSHLTPRIPGLFHWLRETQESFDVVAAMAIVFEPLVYEAWQYAQRRGIPFLLYPLTHLGAGHTPGTDDVASFYTMRHQIALVRHADVVFAQTTDEVDFYVTHGVPRHRLVIAGVGVNPEEVLGGNGAYFREHFGVRDRPLVGMIGTLSREKGAHTLLDAALHLWTSGDNFVLALAGFIPPDFAKRLEQVPPRWRSNILVLGAIDNALKRHMLAALDVLVLPSRSDSFGIVFLEAWLYGTPVIGANAWGVRSVIEHNRDGILIPFGNPKALARAIKYILDHPEVAAVLGKRGREKVEAKHLWAHVYARVSPYYRPF from the coding sequence ATGCTTCGACGGCGCGGCAAGTCGCGCTTCCTCTTTCAACCTATATTGGAAAAGTCTACAAAAGTTTTGTTTCTGTTGTTTCTCGTTGAGTCCTACCTCAGTACTTTGAAGAAAGGCCACGCAAATCGCGTGGCTTTTCTTTTTTCAAAATGGTGGTTGTCTTTACAATCACGCGAAATTTTGATAACGAAGGTGTTTGGTATGCGGATTTTGCATGTGATTCCCCGTTATGTTCCCGCCCATGGTGGAGCGGAACAGCATTTGCATGAAATTGGGCGGCGGCTTGTGCGTGATGGGCACGAGGTTGTGACAGTGACATCTGATGCTCGCGATGTTATTGCTCTTTGGGATCCAAAAGGGGCACGATTTGAGAAGCTTCATGAGCGTATTGATGGTGTCGAAATACGCCGATTTCCTCTGCGCCATGCCCCTGGTGGTGCATTGACGTATGCGGCGGTTCGGCGGTTGTTGTGGCTCTATTCCAAAACGCCCTGTCCATTGGCCCCTGCGTATGCCCTCTCGCACTTGACGCCTCGAATCCCGGGCCTTTTCCATTGGTTGCGTGAAACGCAAGAGTCGTTCGACGTGGTCGCAGCAATGGCGATTGTGTTTGAACCACTTGTCTATGAAGCCTGGCAATATGCGCAGCGACGAGGCATTCCTTTTTTGCTGTATCCTCTGACCCACCTTGGAGCTGGTCATACACCTGGTACAGATGATGTAGCATCGTTTTATACCATGCGTCACCAGATAGCGCTGGTGCGGCACGCCGATGTGGTCTTTGCTCAAACCACTGATGAAGTCGATTTTTATGTCACGCATGGTGTGCCTCGTCATCGGCTCGTGATTGCTGGTGTAGGCGTCAACCCCGAAGAGGTGTTGGGAGGAAATGGAGCATATTTTCGTGAGCACTTTGGTGTGAGGGATAGACCCCTCGTGGGGATGATTGGGACGCTATCGCGCGAGAAAGGGGCGCATACCCTGCTGGATGCTGCCTTGCATTTGTGGACATCTGGGGATAATTTTGTGCTAGCTCTGGCTGGTTTTATACCTCCTGATTTTGCAAAACGTCTGGAGCAGGTACCGCCTCGCTGGAGATCGAATATTTTGGTGTTAGGGGCAATTGACAATGCCTTGAAACGCCATATGCTGGCAGCACTTGATGTGTTGGTATTGCCTTCACGGAGTGATTCTTTCGGCATTGTTTTTCTTGAAGCATGGCTGTATGGCACGCCTGTGATTGGTGCCAATGCGTGGGGAGTACGGTCAGTCATTGAGCATAATCGGGATGGGATATTGATCCCATTTGGCAATCCTAAAGCCCTTGCCCGCGCCATCAAGTATATACTTGATCATCCCGAAGTGGCTGCGGTATTGGGCAAGCGTGGGCGAGAAAAAGTTGAAGCGAAACATTTATGGGCACACGTGTATGCCCGCGTGAGCCCGTATTATAGGCCGTTTTGA